From a single Corynebacterium kroppenstedtii DSM 44385 genomic region:
- the glgA gene encoding glycogen synthase: MRVAMMTREYPPEIYGGAGVHVAELTRHLRELCDVDVHCMGGPRDEANVYVSNSDDALADANPALKTLSTGLRMANLASASDIDVVHSHTWYAGLGGHLTGLLKGIPHVATAHSLEPHRPWKREQLGGGYDVSSWSEKNAMENADGLIAVSRKMKDAILDAYPRIDPDRIHVVLNGIDTKLWRPRPTFAEAEHSILAELGVAEDKPIVAFVGRITRQKGVAHLVKAAHSFDEDIQLVLCAGAPDTPEIEAEIANLVEELKSTRDGVFWVRNMLPHDLLQEILSAASVFVCPSIYEPLGIVNLEAMACDTAVVASDVGGIPEVVNDGETGELVHYDADDIGAFEEGLASAVNRIAGDPDLAGRMAKAGRERAVTTFSWSTIAQRTLDVYRSLM; encoded by the coding sequence ATGCGCGTAGCGATGATGACTCGAGAATATCCCCCGGAAATCTACGGTGGCGCCGGTGTCCACGTGGCTGAGCTCACCCGGCATTTGCGCGAGCTGTGCGATGTCGATGTTCACTGCATGGGCGGGCCGCGTGACGAAGCCAATGTGTACGTGTCCAACTCCGATGATGCTCTTGCCGACGCCAACCCTGCCCTCAAAACCTTGTCGACGGGGCTACGGATGGCGAACCTGGCGTCGGCATCAGATATTGATGTTGTCCATTCACACACGTGGTACGCGGGGCTTGGTGGGCATCTGACCGGCCTGCTCAAGGGTATTCCCCACGTAGCGACGGCTCACTCCCTTGAGCCGCACCGGCCGTGGAAGCGTGAGCAGCTGGGCGGCGGCTATGACGTGTCATCGTGGTCAGAGAAGAACGCGATGGAAAACGCCGATGGGCTTATCGCTGTTTCGCGGAAGATGAAAGACGCCATCCTGGATGCATATCCGCGTATCGATCCGGACCGCATTCACGTTGTTCTCAACGGTATTGACACGAAGCTCTGGCGCCCGCGCCCGACGTTCGCTGAAGCTGAGCACTCGATATTGGCTGAACTGGGTGTTGCCGAAGATAAACCGATTGTCGCCTTCGTGGGGCGAATCACACGGCAAAAGGGCGTGGCCCACCTGGTGAAGGCCGCGCACAGCTTCGACGAGGACATTCAGCTCGTGTTGTGCGCAGGTGCACCGGATACTCCGGAAATTGAGGCTGAGATCGCCAACTTGGTCGAGGAGTTGAAGTCCACTCGCGACGGCGTGTTCTGGGTGCGCAATATGCTCCCCCATGACTTGCTGCAGGAGATCCTCAGCGCCGCGTCAGTTTTCGTGTGCCCATCCATTTATGAGCCCTTGGGCATCGTGAACCTGGAGGCCATGGCCTGTGACACCGCCGTCGTCGCCTCTGATGTGGGAGGTATCCCTGAGGTTGTCAATGACGGTGAGACGGGTGAACTGGTCCACTACGATGCCGACGATATCGGCGCATTCGAAGAAGGGCTGGCCAGTGCGGTCAACCGCATCGCCGGCGACCCTGACCTTGCGGGCCGGATGGCGAAGGCCGGGCGTGAGAGGGCAGTCACGACGTTTAGCTGGTCGACGATCGCACAGCGGACCCTCGATGTGTACCGGTCATTGATGTAG
- the glgC gene encoding glucose-1-phosphate adenylyltransferase: MRSQPHVLSIVLAGGEGKRLFPFTADRAKPAVPFGGSYRLIDFVLSNLVNAGYMKVCVLTQYKSHSLDRHISQSWQLSGLAGEYITPVPAQQRLGKRWFTGSADAILQSLNLIYDEDPEYIIVFGADHVYRMDPEQMVKEHIESGAACSVAGIRVPRKEATAFGCIQADDDGTITEFLEKPADPPATPDDPDVTFASMGNYVFTTQALIDALKEDSEDENSAHDMGGNIIPYFVNRGEAHVHDFSRNVVPGETDRDHGYWRDVGTVDAFYEAHMDLISVYPVFNLYNRKWPIHTSDDSNLPPAKFVKGGIAQSSIVAAGCIISAGTVRNSVLGPGVVVEEGASVEGCVLMDGVRIGKGAVVRHAILDKNVRVGDNALIGVDRARDSERFTLSQGGVVCVPKNYELHGADED, translated from the coding sequence ATGAGGAGCCAACCACACGTCCTATCCATTGTCCTCGCGGGCGGCGAAGGGAAGCGACTCTTCCCCTTCACGGCCGACCGTGCCAAGCCAGCTGTTCCTTTTGGGGGTTCATATCGTTTAATTGACTTTGTCTTATCGAACCTGGTCAACGCCGGGTACATGAAGGTTTGCGTCTTAACTCAATACAAATCTCACTCACTTGACCGGCACATTTCGCAATCGTGGCAACTCTCCGGATTAGCAGGTGAATACATCACCCCAGTGCCCGCCCAGCAGCGGCTCGGGAAACGGTGGTTCACAGGTTCAGCGGATGCCATTTTGCAATCGCTCAATCTCATTTACGACGAAGATCCTGAATACATCATCGTGTTCGGCGCGGACCACGTGTACCGCATGGATCCCGAACAGATGGTGAAGGAACATATCGAGTCGGGAGCGGCGTGTTCCGTCGCCGGAATTCGTGTGCCACGCAAAGAAGCAACCGCATTCGGCTGCATTCAAGCAGACGACGACGGCACGATTACCGAGTTCCTGGAGAAGCCAGCCGATCCGCCGGCTACCCCAGATGACCCCGACGTGACCTTCGCCTCCATGGGTAACTACGTCTTTACAACCCAGGCGTTAATCGATGCGCTGAAAGAGGATTCTGAAGACGAGAACTCGGCGCATGACATGGGCGGCAACATCATCCCGTATTTTGTGAACCGGGGCGAGGCGCACGTTCACGACTTCTCCCGCAATGTCGTGCCCGGGGAAACGGATCGTGACCACGGCTATTGGCGCGACGTCGGTACTGTCGACGCTTTCTATGAAGCTCATATGGACCTCATTAGCGTGTACCCCGTCTTCAACCTGTACAACCGCAAGTGGCCTATTCACACGTCCGACGACAGCAACTTACCGCCGGCGAAATTCGTCAAAGGCGGAATTGCGCAGTCCTCCATCGTGGCTGCAGGGTGCATTATTTCCGCTGGCACCGTGCGTAATTCAGTTCTCGGGCCGGGCGTTGTTGTCGAAGAAGGCGCCAGCGTCGAGGGCTGTGTCCTGATGGATGGCGTGCGCATTGGAAAAGGCGCTGTGGTTCGTCACGCCATTTTGGACAAGAACGTCCGCGTCGGAGATAACGCGCTCATTGGCGTGGATCGGGCTCGCGATTCTGAACGGTTCACGCTGTCCCAGGGCGGTGTCGTGTGTGTCCCGAAGAATTACGAACTCCACGGCGCTGACGAGGATTAA
- a CDS encoding O-methyltransferase produces the protein MTDSALDLMTDFINATTDESDAMGFARDAADELGLTAPDELTASFLTTISSSYCRDKSAVVVSPSACVSGLAILAGMGPNGHVTCIDTEAIHQRVARQAFTAANIRSNQYRFLPSRPLEVMTRLAARSYSLIYAEIAPADASTLVDEALELLEPGGLIILADILLDGTIANPARKDRDTAAARRLDESLREREDIYLSRLPLGAGMVLISRNEDAPTS, from the coding sequence GTGACCGATTCTGCTCTTGACCTGATGACTGACTTTATTAACGCCACCACCGACGAGTCCGACGCGATGGGCTTTGCGCGCGATGCCGCCGACGAGCTCGGCCTCACCGCTCCCGACGAACTCACGGCGTCGTTTTTAACGACGATTAGTTCCTCGTACTGCAGGGATAAGTCGGCAGTTGTTGTCTCCCCCTCCGCGTGCGTCTCAGGCTTGGCCATCCTCGCGGGAATGGGCCCGAACGGTCATGTGACCTGCATTGACACGGAAGCGATCCACCAGCGGGTTGCCCGCCAGGCATTCACCGCGGCCAACATTCGCTCCAACCAATACCGTTTTCTCCCCTCGCGCCCGCTCGAGGTCATGACCCGCCTGGCAGCGCGCTCATACAGTCTGATCTACGCCGAAATTGCCCCCGCCGACGCATCAACCCTCGTCGACGAGGCCCTCGAGCTGCTCGAACCGGGCGGGCTGATTATCCTCGCGGATATTCTTCTCGACGGCACCATCGCGAATCCGGCACGAAAGGATCGGGATACCGCGGCGGCCCGTCGCCTCGACGAGTCGCTCCGCGAGCGCGAGGACATCTACCTCTCCCGGCTACCGCTGGGCGCCGGGATGGTCCTGATCTCGCGGAACGAAGACGCACCGACGAGCTAG
- the sigE gene encoding RNA polymerase sigma factor SigE, whose protein sequence is MTPASGAFHRSERNTPTRTTSASTIDPHKGDDVMANHPAGSEPRTGTAAFDAGSGEMPSWSELVSEHADGVYRLALRLSGNTHDAEDLTQETFMRVFRSLKRYKPGTFEGWLHRITTNLFLDMVRRRQTIRMEALPENYDAVPGTRNDPEQSYIDANIDPELQKALDSLPTDYRVAVVLCDVVGMSYDEIADTLGIKMGTVRSRIHRGRAQLRKSLQSSEGILHYVG, encoded by the coding sequence ATGACACCGGCGTCAGGCGCTTTTCACCGTTCCGAACGGAATACACCCACTCGCACGACCTCAGCTTCCACAATCGACCCACACAAAGGCGATGATGTAATGGCTAACCACCCTGCGGGGAGCGAACCTCGCACTGGTACCGCAGCATTCGATGCTGGATCGGGGGAAATGCCGAGCTGGAGTGAGCTTGTTTCGGAGCATGCGGATGGTGTGTACCGCCTCGCTCTTCGCCTGAGTGGTAATACGCACGACGCGGAAGATCTGACCCAGGAAACGTTCATGAGGGTTTTCCGGTCGCTCAAACGGTACAAGCCCGGAACTTTTGAGGGTTGGCTCCACCGGATCACAACCAATTTGTTCCTGGACATGGTGCGTCGACGTCAGACAATCCGGATGGAAGCGCTGCCTGAGAACTATGACGCAGTGCCTGGGACCCGGAACGACCCCGAGCAGTCCTATATCGACGCCAATATTGATCCGGAACTGCAAAAAGCCCTGGATTCGTTGCCGACCGATTACCGCGTAGCCGTCGTGTTGTGTGATGTTGTCGGCATGAGCTACGACGAAATTGCAGACACCTTAGGGATCAAAATGGGAACCGTGCGTAGCCGCATTCACCGTGGTCGTGCCCAGTTGAGGAAGAGTTTGCAGTCATCCGAAGGCATTTTGCACTACGTTGGGTAG
- a CDS encoding anti-sigma factor family protein: MGRSSKPRQFSSIEHLSEEAVAAFVDGEMPPRAQRRVLRHLVHCEECRRDVKAQRDAAQRMREAANEPVHMSTELLHKLAAIPTNCDPQNPSGSPAKTEHHGQGKKAQATGGGHDTDSDRPDVYAAGDELSDLRHDNALSAAKSAAFGVMRTVENGAMSAIDTVGEYADQLRCAWKDRSNSPKR, from the coding sequence ATGGGCCGTTCGTCAAAGCCACGACAATTCTCTTCGATTGAGCATCTGTCAGAAGAAGCTGTGGCCGCATTTGTCGACGGCGAAATGCCCCCGCGAGCCCAACGTCGAGTTCTCCGCCACCTCGTGCATTGCGAAGAATGTCGACGCGATGTCAAAGCCCAGCGCGATGCGGCCCAGCGCATGAGGGAGGCAGCGAACGAACCCGTCCACATGTCGACGGAGCTGCTGCATAAGCTGGCCGCGATCCCGACCAACTGTGACCCGCAGAATCCGAGCGGATCACCGGCGAAGACCGAACACCATGGCCAGGGGAAGAAAGCTCAGGCCACTGGTGGCGGTCATGACACCGATTCCGACCGCCCTGATGTCTATGCAGCAGGCGACGAATTGAGCGACCTACGGCACGACAACGCGTTGAGTGCCGCGAAAAGTGCTGCCTTTGGGGTGATGCGCACCGTCGAGAACGGGGCAATGAGCGCCATAGACACGGTCGGTGAATACGCCGACCAGCTGCGATGCGCATGGAAAGACCGCAGTAACTCACCAAAACGCTGA
- a CDS encoding twin-arginine translocase TatA/TatE family subunit, with protein MFSSIGWMEVIIIVVVGFLIIGPDRLPGVMKEIRAVRLAIKNAVADARKQIDGELGEDLREFSEPIKEFSEPLRQFNSYRSMGAKGFIAKALFDDDTTDLDATKDAIDKPLQTMRTTTPQRAIQDYFAADKPSSTKNADDASSTTKSAAGSSASVPSVEKHNQGSEGSDAVSSHSDSQGRDSGRGTATGEPGKEQSTDAKKPVYGSWSGFDEVL; from the coding sequence GTGTTCTCAAGTATCGGTTGGATGGAAGTCATCATCATTGTGGTGGTGGGCTTCCTCATCATCGGCCCCGACCGTTTACCAGGCGTTATGAAGGAAATCCGCGCGGTCCGGCTGGCCATTAAAAACGCCGTCGCAGATGCGCGGAAACAAATCGACGGTGAACTAGGCGAGGATCTCCGAGAATTCAGCGAACCGATCAAAGAATTTAGCGAGCCCCTCCGACAATTCAATTCGTACCGATCAATGGGGGCGAAGGGATTCATCGCCAAAGCTCTCTTCGACGACGACACTACCGATCTTGATGCGACGAAAGACGCCATCGACAAGCCCCTGCAGACGATGAGGACAACAACCCCGCAGCGGGCCATCCAAGACTATTTCGCCGCTGACAAACCTTCTTCGACGAAAAATGCCGACGACGCTTCGTCGACGACGAAGTCTGCCGCGGGATCAAGCGCATCGGTCCCCTCAGTGGAAAAACACAACCAGGGGAGCGAAGGTAGTGACGCGGTGAGTTCCCACTCGGATTCACAGGGCCGTGATAGTGGACGGGGAACGGCAACAGGGGAGCCAGGAAAGGAACAATCCACCGACGCTAAGAAGCCGGTGTACGGCTCCTGGAGCGGGTTCGACGAAGTCCTCTAA
- a CDS encoding Mrp/NBP35 family ATP-binding protein has translation MASESTITESTVRDALAQVKDPDIGMPLTDLGMVKSVAIDGADVSAEIYLTIAGCPMKNKLVDDSRAAIEGIEGVGNVTVTTDVMNDEQRRELRKKARGGVDEPEIPFSKPDCHTRVYAVASGKGGVGKSSMTVNIATALAAKGLNVGVLDADIYGHSIPGMLGSDDRPYQVDDMIMPPQAHGIKMISIGHFIEGNSPIVWRGPMLHRAIQQFLADVFWGDLDVLLLDLPPGTGDIAITVAQLIPNAELLIVTTPQMAAAEVAERAGSISQQTQQRIAGVIENMSYFVMPDGSHNEIFGEGGGEIVADRLSRITGTKVPLMGQVPLDPALREGGDGGEPIAISSPESETGAALNAIADQLTHRRTSLAGKSLGLGVTP, from the coding sequence ATGGCATCTGAATCTACTATCACCGAATCCACTGTTCGCGACGCATTAGCCCAAGTCAAAGACCCCGATATCGGCATGCCGCTCACCGATTTAGGCATGGTGAAATCGGTCGCCATCGACGGCGCTGATGTTTCGGCGGAGATTTATCTCACCATCGCCGGTTGCCCCATGAAAAACAAGCTTGTCGACGATTCTCGCGCGGCGATCGAGGGCATTGAGGGTGTTGGGAACGTCACCGTCACCACGGATGTCATGAACGACGAGCAGCGCCGCGAGTTGCGGAAGAAGGCCCGCGGTGGCGTCGATGAGCCGGAGATTCCGTTTAGTAAGCCTGATTGTCACACGCGCGTGTATGCCGTGGCCTCCGGCAAGGGTGGCGTCGGTAAGTCGTCGATGACCGTCAACATTGCCACTGCGCTGGCCGCGAAGGGACTGAATGTCGGGGTGCTTGATGCCGATATTTACGGCCACTCGATCCCCGGAATGTTAGGGTCGGACGACCGCCCGTACCAGGTGGATGACATGATCATGCCGCCGCAGGCACACGGCATCAAGATGATCTCCATCGGCCACTTTATTGAGGGCAACTCCCCTATCGTGTGGCGCGGTCCGATGCTGCACCGCGCTATCCAGCAGTTCCTTGCCGACGTTTTTTGGGGTGATCTCGATGTTCTGCTTCTCGACCTGCCCCCCGGCACCGGTGACATTGCGATTACCGTCGCCCAGCTCATACCGAATGCTGAACTCCTCATTGTGACGACGCCACAGATGGCCGCGGCTGAAGTCGCTGAGCGGGCGGGGTCCATCTCGCAGCAGACTCAGCAGCGCATCGCTGGTGTTATTGAGAATATGAGCTACTTCGTCATGCCCGATGGCTCACACAACGAGATCTTCGGCGAGGGCGGCGGCGAGATTGTCGCCGATCGGCTGTCCCGGATTACGGGGACTAAGGTGCCGCTGATGGGGCAGGTTCCTCTTGATCCCGCTTTGCGCGAGGGTGGCGACGGTGGCGAACCGATCGCCATTTCTTCCCCGGAATCTGAAACGGGTGCGGCGCTGAATGCCATCGCGGACCAGCTCACTCACCGTCGGACGTCTTTGGCGGGTAAGTCGCTGGGCCTTGGAGTGACGCCGTAG
- a CDS encoding DUF1003 domain-containing protein → MADSFARTDLDTPVRAKRRSLLSMDGDAVGVAAEKVARFLGTGKYLGWQTIIVTAWILLNIGGMWWNWDPYPFILLNLAFSTQAAYAAPLILLAQNRQDDRDRVTLNEDRRRAAQTKADTEFLARELAGVRIALGETVTRDYLRHELEDLTTVLQRIEGRLDDAAADAPVDLEYMGDDERRAGLDSPSGQHNESS, encoded by the coding sequence ATGGCTGATTCGTTTGCTCGAACTGACCTGGACACTCCGGTCCGCGCTAAGCGCCGCTCGTTACTGTCGATGGATGGTGATGCGGTCGGCGTTGCTGCGGAAAAGGTTGCTCGTTTCCTCGGAACCGGTAAGTATTTAGGCTGGCAGACCATCATCGTGACGGCCTGGATCCTCCTGAATATCGGCGGAATGTGGTGGAACTGGGACCCGTACCCATTCATCCTGCTCAACCTCGCCTTTTCCACGCAGGCGGCCTATGCAGCTCCCCTGATTTTGTTGGCACAGAACCGCCAGGATGACCGCGACCGCGTCACGCTGAACGAAGACCGCCGCCGTGCGGCCCAAACAAAGGCGGATACGGAATTCTTGGCACGCGAGCTCGCCGGGGTTCGTATCGCCCTGGGAGAAACCGTGACCCGCGACTACCTGCGGCACGAGCTCGAGGACCTCACCACAGTCCTTCAGCGCATTGAGGGCCGTCTGGATGACGCTGCCGCGGATGCGCCGGTGGACCTGGAATACATGGGCGATGATGAGCGTCGCGCGGGATTGGACAGCCCTAGCGGCCAACACAATGAGTCGTCGTAG
- a CDS encoding magnesium transporter MgtE N-terminal domain-containing protein, whose product MSAVNRVFAGRLAGMVVLGPDGESIGRVRDIVVTIRPRGMASRTIGLVVQVAAQNRQIFVPMLRVASIDPREITLVSGSVNLRPYQSRAGELRVMSELVGSKIHIDDPEHEDLHGRPVDIADVEIEKSRTRDWIISRVAVSKERNRFGRRPPLSVVEWNHVHGLSVSGAGPADATAEILAEFDDMRPADIAQILHDLPSTIRNNVASELEDARLADILQELPEDEQMGVLETFDIERAADVLEEMDPDDAADLLGEMPDDKADVLLELMDPEESEPVRRLMSFSPETVGGLMTSEPIILTPQATVAEALAHARNPDLSTSLSSMVYVVRPPKATPTGKYLGTVHIQKLLREAPSTLVSSILDPDLPPLFADDTHETAARYFATYNLVCGPVLDEDNHLLGAVAVDDLLDHLLPEGWREQEIRPEAGSSGHQAGTLGRAAGAHGAPGRSSRAQKAGSVIVKKAGERRRDRQQGSTPQGPSAGNSHSN is encoded by the coding sequence GTGAGTGCCGTGAATCGAGTTTTTGCTGGTCGCCTAGCGGGAATGGTTGTCCTTGGCCCCGATGGTGAATCGATTGGTCGCGTCCGCGATATCGTCGTCACCATCCGGCCCCGTGGCATGGCTTCCCGCACGATTGGCCTAGTTGTTCAAGTTGCTGCGCAAAACAGACAGATCTTCGTTCCTATGCTTCGCGTCGCGTCGATCGATCCGCGGGAAATCACCCTTGTTTCAGGTTCTGTCAACCTTCGGCCGTACCAATCTCGCGCCGGTGAATTGCGCGTCATGTCCGAGTTAGTGGGCTCCAAGATCCACATTGACGATCCTGAGCATGAGGATTTGCATGGTCGACCGGTGGATATCGCGGACGTGGAGATTGAAAAGTCACGTACCCGTGATTGGATCATCAGCCGCGTGGCTGTGTCTAAGGAGCGCAACCGGTTCGGCCGTCGGCCACCCCTGTCGGTGGTGGAGTGGAACCATGTTCATGGTTTATCCGTCTCCGGTGCGGGTCCTGCTGATGCAACGGCGGAAATCCTCGCGGAATTCGACGACATGCGCCCCGCCGACATTGCTCAAATCCTGCATGACCTTCCCAGCACCATACGAAATAATGTGGCCTCTGAGCTGGAAGATGCCCGTCTGGCCGATATCCTCCAGGAGCTCCCTGAGGACGAACAAATGGGCGTCCTGGAAACGTTCGACATCGAGCGTGCCGCCGACGTGTTGGAAGAAATGGATCCCGATGACGCCGCGGACCTCCTGGGCGAGATGCCTGATGATAAGGCCGACGTCCTCCTTGAGTTGATGGATCCGGAGGAATCAGAGCCGGTCCGCCGTCTGATGAGTTTCTCCCCGGAGACCGTGGGTGGCTTGATGACATCGGAGCCGATCATTTTGACTCCGCAGGCCACGGTGGCAGAGGCTCTTGCTCATGCTCGTAACCCTGATTTGTCGACGTCGTTGAGCTCGATGGTGTACGTGGTGCGCCCGCCGAAGGCAACGCCGACGGGTAAGTATTTGGGCACGGTTCACATCCAGAAGTTGCTGCGTGAAGCACCATCAACCTTGGTCTCCAGCATTCTGGATCCGGATCTTCCCCCACTTTTTGCCGACGACACCCACGAGACGGCTGCTCGTTACTTCGCAACCTATAACCTAGTGTGTGGTCCGGTCCTTGATGAGGACAATCACCTGCTCGGTGCCGTCGCAGTGGACGATTTGCTGGATCACCTCCTCCCCGAGGGGTGGCGTGAGCAGGAAATCCGCCCTGAGGCGGGATCATCGGGCCACCAGGCTGGCACGTTGGGGCGCGCTGCTGGAGCGCACGGTGCCCCCGGCCGCAGTTCTCGTGCCCAGAAGGCGGGGTCGGTCATCGTGAAGAAAGCTGGTGAGCGACGACGCGACCGCCAACAGGGATCCACTCCGCAGGGTCCGTCGGCAGGGAATTCTCACTCAAACTAA
- a CDS encoding general stress protein, with protein MTTPSASGFGATLGAQGSQGLPQRPEGWPIGSFEDYESAQHAVDSLSDEEDFPVDDITIVGVNLMQVERVTSRLSWGKVLSGGAISGAWMGVFFGLLVGLFTNEFLGPLALGAAMGALFGLISVAIPYGAMKGRRDFASTTQIVAGRYDVLSKPRSAQRGREILSRKNWSSRK; from the coding sequence ATGACTACACCCTCTGCCTCAGGTTTCGGTGCCACCTTGGGCGCACAAGGTTCCCAAGGGCTTCCTCAACGCCCCGAAGGATGGCCCATCGGTAGCTTCGAGGATTACGAATCTGCACAACACGCGGTGGATTCTCTCTCTGATGAGGAAGATTTCCCGGTGGACGACATCACCATCGTCGGTGTGAACTTGATGCAGGTTGAACGTGTCACATCACGCTTGTCATGGGGCAAGGTGCTCTCTGGCGGTGCGATTTCAGGCGCGTGGATGGGTGTTTTCTTCGGTCTCCTCGTCGGATTATTTACTAACGAGTTCCTCGGCCCTCTCGCATTGGGCGCTGCGATGGGTGCTCTTTTCGGCCTGATTTCCGTCGCTATTCCGTATGGTGCGATGAAGGGACGCCGTGATTTTGCGTCGACGACGCAGATCGTTGCGGGCCGATACGACGTTCTGAGTAAACCCCGGTCAGCACAACGTGGCCGCGAGATTTTGTCGCGCAAAAACTGGTCAAGCAGGAAGTAA